TGATACTTTGGAGAATGAATTGATTATTTAAAGTTGTTATTTCCTTTACCACTTCTTGAGTAGAAATCTCTTTTTGCATACGCATAAGCCCCCTTATATATTAACTCAAATTAGTATTTCCATATGTTTCTTAATTATGTTTTTACAATTAATTTTTTATGTAGGGTTTTGTGTTCTGCCCTTGTATTATCTGCAATTTTATATTCATCTTGAACTGTTTTTCTTCTTTCCCTTTCCTGCCTTATTCCATCTATCCGGCCCATTTCATAAACTGCAGCAAGGCCCCAATAAAACCCTTTATATCTTGTTATACTTTCAAAATACAATCTTTTTAATGAATTCAAGTCAATATTTCCAAAAGATTTAGATTTCCCAAATAAGAAATTCATTTTTTTAAGACCTTCTTTTGTTATAGAAGTTATCATATTTCAGTCCCTCCCTTATTTGCTTCCATAGCTTGTCCTATAGTTATGCCGTGTAAAAATGCCTGTTTACATGCAAAATCAATTATAAATGCATCTGATTTAGATTCAAGTTCGTCTATTTTCATAAGTATTTGAAGTTCTGATTCAGACAATTCCTTTCTTAGTTCTTCTTGAAGTGTGATTATTTCTTTATTTAAAGTTTTGTATTCATCGGTTTTTCCAACCTCTTCAGAAATGTCAAAAGCTATGTTCCTAACAAATTTACATATATTCATATATACATAAGCCCCTTTCATATTTTTATTTAAATAATCAAGTAGTCAAGGTTATCCCTGCTTATGCTTTTGTGGATTTAACGGGTTTCTCATTTGTAGTATAAGTCATTTCTTAAGTACTAAACAAATTTATGGAATTTAATAATTCAGAAGTTCATGATTAAAAAAGATTTCTTCTAAATCGATAGTCCTCCTTCGTTTTTATTGAACGAAGTCACCTAAAATGATATAATAGATTTCAAAAGAAGGTAACTTCTAATTGGAAATAGGGATTGTTCGCTTTGGTCGGGGAGCAATCTCTATTTTTTTTTGTCAAAATATTCTGAACATATAAGCCTTACAATAGATGCTAATGAAATATTTTTACTTTCAGCTTCTTTTTTCAATTTTTCGTATAATTCAGAAGGTATTTTGATATTTAATGCTTTATCATTCAAAAAAGTCACCCTCCTTTCAACTACAATATTACTACAATACTTGTAGTAAGTCAATAAATATTCCTAATTAATTATAAAAAAATATGGGAAATTTAATACTCTCAAACGACTAAAAAAAGAATGAGAAATTTATTACAAAAAGCAAGATGGAGAGTTTTTATAAAATTGATAAGGCCTGACTGACAGTCCGACCTAAACAAAGGCTGGGTATCACAACCAACCTTATTAAGTAACCCCACAGTTGTAGCAAATAGGATTGATGATGAAGAACGGTCTAAGTTCAACTTAGGTCGTCAGGGAAAGGCTATCAGTATTAATGAAATTGGTATTTCTAATTGTAAAAAGGGTAAAAACTTTCAACTTAAGGCAAGGTTAAATCACTTAGGACTTTCTCGGTTTTAAACGGAGAAAGCGCAGAAATCAGTTATAGGTATACTTAGTAAATTCAAATAATATAGAATACTTTAGGAAACCTTAAACCTCCGATTTAAAATCAGAGCATGTACAAAGTATAGTAACCTATTCTAAGCTCGTAAACGCCACGCTAGGCATTGAAGCAGGACAAAGAGACAAGTTTACCTACTATTTGCATTAATACCATCAGAGCCACTGAGATCAATATCAACGGCCTCAATTAATTCGCTTCCCCCAAATTCATATTGTTCAATATCACAAATTAATATCAAATTACCTTTTGAATCAATAATTTTACTTTTAAATATATATAATGTAACAACTCCTTCAGAATTACGATCTCCATTCTCACTGTCGGTTCTATTATATTTATATCTTAAATACCTATCTGATGCCAATAATTCATTTCTTTTTGCGTTGTTTATTTCAAATACAGTTTCAGATAAAATTGAACTACTAAATGGATCTTGATCAATTACAACAATCCATACTCTATTTTCTCCATTAGATATATCCTCAAATGAGCCTCCAGAAAAAAATTCCTCCCAGTTAATATCAATTAGCATAATACGTCTCCTTTTTCTTTATCTGTTTACCAGTGTTTATACTACATCTTCAATTTTTATTATTGCTCTACGATATCGGGGTGAATTTGATTTATATCCATTTTGCACATTAAAAATATCACCCTTAATCCTTATACTTGTTACATATTTAACATCAAATTCTCGCCAATTGCCACCGGCGACTAAGGGGTTCGAGGAATCGCCCTGAATCTGGAATAAATCAAATAAAATATTGTTTGTAGAAGTATGTACATACAGTGCGTGAGGATAACCAATTCTTTCACCTTTTGCATTGTCTCCAGGTGTATCATATTTTAAAACTACTGACTTTCTTAACTTTATCGCCTCAGATAAAATATTTATAATCTCTCTACTAATCAATCGCTTTATCCCCCTTTAATATCTACTGCAATAGAAAAATATACAAATATAAATTAGTTTATTTGAAATAAGTTTCTATTAACTGATTCCACTTTTATTTAACTTTTTTTCCAATCGAGCCCTCTTTTTCGCTTCTTTTTCAAGCCTCTCTACTTCCCTTCGTGCTTCTGCAGCATCACGTCTTTGCTGATTTATTTCCTTATTTCTTGTATAGTCATCAATTACTTTTTTACCAAAAGGTGTTTCGGCCCATTCAAGAAGTTCATCCTTTGGGAACATATATTTGCCACCCTCTTTAATAATCGGTATCTTATAGTATAAAAATGCATGAGCTATTTCACGCATTTTCCCAAGAGAAATCCCCAGTAGATTTGAAGCTATCTCCGTATCCACTTTTTCCTTCTCTTCTTTTTCCTCTCTAAATTCCAGTCGAAATTTCTCATTTGCCCCGACAGGATTAATTGTAAATCTCAAATAATTGTTCAATATAGCCACAGGATCATCGTCATTACTAAACAGCCTCTCTCTATTACGTTTTTTTATTGCCTCAATTTTCTCGAATAGGTATGACATATTTACATTGTGGAGCCATGCCATTAAAGCTACTCTTGAAAATATATATTTCGAACCTATTTTGCGAAATGGAATTTCTTTATTATTACAGCCTTCAATAAGAGTTGATTTTGATATTCCTAACAATTTAGCTGCCTCTGTAGAGTCGAGAATTGGGTTTGTGACATCATTAAGTGGCTCAAGTGTAAACAATGCCAATAGCTTATTAATGCCTTCTAAAATTGCTATCTGACCATTTATAATTTCATTAACCTGTTCTTCATTCATTTAATGCTCCCATCCTTTCAGCACTTTAAGGTCTTACTATTATTTGAACAAAAATATATTTGAGAAGAAATGTCCAACTACTTGACACTTTCAACAGCATTCCAAAAATCATTTTCGTGTACAATTAGAATGCCCTTACCTGATTTCCTTAATGTAACGGCCTGTTCAACTTTTCTACCGTAACATGAGAAAGCCCAACATGGATTACCGTTATCGCCTATAATTAAATATTTTGTGTCTTTTGTTACAGTGTTCTTAAATTTACCTCCTAAAGATTCCACAATATTCTGAATATCAGCCCTTCTAAGCCTTGAGGAAACTCCGGTAAAACAAAACAATTCATTGCAAAAATTAATATTTGGATCTACGCTACACAATCCTTCAATTTTTATAATATCTTTCAGTTTATTTATTTCATCAATATCAATATTTACAGAACTATCAAAATCAATGAAATCACTAAAGAATACCTTAAGCATCAACTTTTCATTATAATCCAATTTACCATCTGATAACACTGAAGAAACAATTGAAAGCAGTTCATCATAAGGATAAAGTCCTTTTAAGTGGTGATTCTCAAAAATCCAGTTCTGCAGACCCTCAACTTCCTCTAAAGATATCTGATTGTCAGCCAATATTCCATGCATAATTCCATGCAGCTTCTGAATATCAGCTGTAATTACATTGTAATATTTGCTTGAACCCTTAAAATTGTTACAGGCCCATAATATATCCTGAATTTCATCTTCAGTAAGAACGTTATCTTCAAGAGATGTTTGGATCAGTGGGATAAGTTCATCAAAAGGCTTTTTATAAATCATTTCTTTATATTGATCGCACCAATTCATAAGTTCAACTACTTCAGCTGTATTTATCTCTCCATCAATTTTAATGCCATTAATTATTCCTTCCAACATGTTTATTGCTTTATCAAGTTCACTTTTAAATGTATATTTCGCATATTCCATATCTTCATAATTTGCAAT
This region of Clostridium sp. BNL1100 genomic DNA includes:
- a CDS encoding BRCT domain-containing protein; protein product: MSIANYEDMEYAKYTFKSELDKAINMLEGIINGIKIDGEINTAEVVELMNWCDQYKEMIYKKPFDELIPLIQTSLEDNVLTEDEIQDILWACNNFKGSSKYYNVITADIQKLHGIMHGILADNQISLEEVEGLQNWIFENHHLKGLYPYDELLSIVSSVLSDGKLDYNEKLMLKVFFSDFIDFDSSVNIDIDEINKLKDIIKIEGLCSVDPNINFCNELFCFTGVSSRLRRADIQNIVESLGGKFKNTVTKDTKYLIIGDNGNPCWAFSCYGRKVEQAVTLRKSGKGILIVHENDFWNAVESVK
- a CDS encoding CopG family transcriptional regulator, which produces MNDKALNIKIPSELYEKLKKEAESKNISLASIVRLICSEYFDKKK
- a CDS encoding helix-turn-helix domain-containing protein; protein product: MNEEQVNEIINGQIAILEGINKLLALFTLEPLNDVTNPILDSTEAAKLLGISKSTLIEGCNNKEIPFRKIGSKYIFSRVALMAWLHNVNMSYLFEKIEAIKKRNRERLFSNDDDPVAILNNYLRFTINPVGANEKFRLEFREEKEEKEKVDTEIASNLLGISLGKMREIAHAFLYYKIPIIKEGGKYMFPKDELLEWAETPFGKKVIDDYTRNKEINQQRRDAAEARREVERLEKEAKKRARLEKKLNKSGIS